ATATTGCGGGCTGTAGCTAGCTGACCGCTCTGAGGTCGAATGGTATGCAGGTCTTCTTCGAAAGGACTGGTAATACCATTATGGACTTCCATGGAAAGAGCGCCAGCGACATCTGACAGTTTAAGAAGCTGGATGGCATCATAGGTAGCCAGAGCTCCGATACCTGTCAGGACAGTCGTACCGTTAATCAGCGCCAGCCCTTCCTTAGCTGCTAGAGCAATTTTCTCGATACCGGCCTTGTCCAAAGCTTCTTGTCCAGAGAGCAATTGGCCTTGATAGTAAGCGCGCCCCAGTCCTAGCATAGGCAAAACCATGTGAGCTAGCGGTGCTAAATCTCCAGAAGCTCCCAAAGAGCCTTTTTCCGGAATGTAAGGCACGACACCTTTATTGAGCAATTCCAGAAGTTTTTCGACAGTAGAGAGACGGATACCAGAATAGCCCTTGACCAGAGAATTAATCCGAATTAACATGATAGCACGGACTGCATCTTCAGGAAGAGGATCGCCAAATCCTGAAGCATGGGTGCGAATCAAGTTTTCTTGCAGTTGAGTCGTATCTTCTGGTGAGATGCTGACATTGCAGAGAGAGCCAAATCCAGTCGTAACACCGTAGACTACCCGCTTTTCGCGGACGATGTCATCTACGATTTTACGGGAAGCTTCTACAGCTCTCTTAGCTTCTTGGTCGATTTCACAGGTGGCTCCATGGCGAGCCACTGCGATAACATCTTCAAGTGTTAGACTGTTTCCGTCTAAGTGAATCAATTTTGACATATAGAATCCTCCATTATGGGATATAATGCTTTGAGTTAGTCAGGGTTAGTAGGAACCTGTTTTCGACCGTGCATGAAGTAGTAGACTAAGCTGGCAACGGCAGCACCAATGACACCGTAGACTACGTTCATCGGATTATCAGCTACAATCATAACCAAGCTGATAACAACAGCTAGGATAGGGATGATAGGGCCGAATGGTACACGGAAGACAACCTTCTTTTCTGGATACATTTTTCTGAGTTTCAAGACCGCCAAAGCAGTTGGAATGTATTGGAAGAAACGGAAGACCACGCTGAGGGTAGCCAATTCTTCAAATTTTCCAGAGAAGAGCAGAGCGATTGAGAATGCTCCAGAGATTAAGATAGCAACTACAGGAGCGTTTTTAGCATTGGTTTCTGCAATTTTTTTAGGCAGCAAGCCTTCATCTGCGATGGCTGCACCATAACGCGGTACCATGATGGATTCACCGATATTGAGTCCAGCGATAGAGATGAGAGCTCCGATGGAGACAATCCATGCTCCAGCAGGACCAATCATTTCGACAAAGGCGTCTTGCACAGAGGCATCTGTTTGTAGGATTCGGCTACCTAGCATGGCGATAGTTCCTGCGATAATCAGCATATAGAGAACAGATACAATACTGATAGAGCCCAAAATAGCCCGAGGCACATTCTTTTCTGGGTTGCGCATTTCACCAGCAACGATAGACATGGTTTCAAAACCGATGAAACCGTAGAAAATGTAGATAGCTGTACTAGAGATGGCTTTCATGATATCCACGCCAGGTTCTAGCTGAAGAAACGGAGTGAAGTTTCCTTTGTCAATTCCTCCTTTGATGAAGAAAATTGCACATAGACTGAAAGCGACAATTGGGATGAGCTTTGCTACGGTTGCGGTCAAGGTGAACATTTTGGAGGTCTTAAGACCTGAGATATTCATCAGACTAAGTAGGATAATCAGGCTTACACTGAGCAGAAGTTCATAAGGGGCAAAGGATTTAAAAGTAATGACAAAAAGTCTCGCAAATCCTGCTGCCATTGCTGACCAAGCGATGATGGTAACCGCCCAGCCTAGGAAGCCAACATTAAATCCGACAAAGTCTCCAAAGGCTGCTTTGGAATATTGGAAGGCTCCGCCGTTTTTATTAAAATAACCAGCAGTTTCTGCCAAGCAGACGGCTAAGAGAATAACGAGAAGGGCAGTTCCCAGCATGACAGCTAGAGAAGCAGGACCCAGTCCTTTATAAATTTTTTGAGGTAGGAGGAAAATTCCTGAACCGATAACAGCATTGATACCATAGAGAGTAGCGCCAGAAAAGCTGAATTTCGCATTTTCTCGCTCTTGTTCTTGTGCAGTGAGTTTAGTCGCATTCATAATAATGTTTCTCCTTTAGAGATGTGGGATCCTTTCCAAGTAAAGATAGAACGATGATAGGACATCCCTGTATCTTTACTTAGTAGGGATATGGGTCAAACCAGCCCATATAGCAAGGGGAGCACCCGTTGGCTGGTTACTCGAAAACATTATTTGCAGCTCAGTTTCCTGAGCCTCTTTTTCCACTATCAGAAGTTGCCCTGTCTCTAGGTTAAGCGATGGCAGGCCTGTTCCTGTCACCATCAAATCACTCAAGGCATAGATAAATTGAATTGCTTCATCTTGAGTAAGTTCTTGTCCATCCGAGATGGCAAGCATCTGTCCCTGATAATGGTCGCTGTAAATTAAATTAAAGTCGGTACAAGTCCCACGACTTGTGATAGAATCACTCCCTTCGAAAAAATAGGGGGCAAAGGGAGCTAGAACCGTTTCCTCCTGCCGACTGGCATTGTGGAGATGAAGTGTGTGGTCCAGGCTCATGAGAATGCGGTGAAAGCCGCTGAGGTCAGAAAACTGACTTTCAGCTAACTCCACAGTCGCTGTTGAGAGGCGATAGTCAAAGTTACGCTTGCCATAGTGGCCAGTTGGCGGGGAAAGATAAAGCTGTTTTGTCTTTCCCCCCGACCAATCGGAAACTTGAAAATCGTTTGATTTTAGAAGGGTTATATGTGTCATTTTTAGTATTTATTAGAACAAACCGCTGATATTGCCATCTTTGTCGACGTCAATCTTTTCGCTGGCTGGCACCTTAGGCAATCCTGGCATGGTCATGATTGCACCAGTCAGAGCAACGATGAAGCCTGCACCAGCAGAAACTTTGAGCTGGCTGATCGTCACGACAAAGTCTTTAGGAGCGCCCAGTTTCTTAGCATCGTCTGAGAAAGAGTACTGAGTCTTGGCCATACAGATAGGATAGTTGGAGAAGCCCAGTTCTTCCAGTTGTTTGAGCTCATGTTTAGCGGCAGGAGTCAGGCGAACGCCTTTGCCTCCATAGACCTTAGTAACAATTTTGTTGAGCTTGGTCTCAATGGAGTCCTCTTCATTATATACAAATTGGAAGTGATTGTCTCCTTCGGCCAGTTCAACGACTTTTTCAGCTAATTCTTTACCGCCGGCTCCGCCATTTGCCCAAACGTCGGAAATTACTACGTCAACTCCGCGTTTTTGGCAGGCGTCATAAACTGCTTGCAATTCTGCTTCGGTATCCAGCGGGAATTTATTGATGGCAACGACTGCTGGCAGGCCATAAACATCTTGAATGTTTTCCAGATGTTTTTCCAAGTTTGGCAGACCATCTACAACGGCTTGGACATTTTCTTCAGCCAAATCACTCTTAGCCACACCACCGTGCATCTTGAGGGCGCGGATGGTAGCAACCAGAACTACAGCCGATGGACGAAGGCCAGATGTACGACACTTAATGTCGATGAATTTCTCAGCACCTAGGTCAGCACCGAAACCAGCTTCTGTGACTGTATAGTCGGCATATTTAAGAGCCAGCTTGGTAGCTAGGACACTGTTACAGCCATGGGCAATATTGGCGAAAGGTCCGCCGTGAATCAAGGCTGGTGTGTGTTCCAGAGTTTGAACCAAGTTTGGATGGATAGCGTCTTTGAGGACAGCCGCCATAGCGCCACCAGCTTTCAGATCCTTAGCAGTTACTGGCTTACCTTCAAAGCTGTAGCCAATGATAATCTTTTCCAAACGGTTCTTGAGGTCAGTGATATTTTCTGACAGACAAAGAATAGCCATAACCTCAGAAGCAACTGTAATGTCAAAACCGTCTTCACGCGGAACACCGTTGACCTTGCCCTGCAAGCCATCCACAATGTGGCGCAACTGCCGGTCATTCATATCAACTGCCCGCTTCCAAGTGATGCGGCGAGAGTCTATGCCTAAGGCATTGCCATGGTGGATGTGGTTGTCAATGAGGGCTGCCAGCAGGTTGTTGGCAACACCGATGGCATGAAAGTCACCAGTGAAGTGGAGGTTGATGTCCTCCATGGGTACAACCTGGGCATGACCTCCGCCAGCAGCTCCGCCCTTGATACCAAAGACAGGTCCGAGCGAAGGTTCCCGCAGAGCGATAATAGCTTTTTTACCGATAGCAGCTAGAGCATCAGCCAATCCGACAGAAGTCGTAGTCTTACCTTCTCCAGCTGGTGTCGGGGAAATAGCGGTCACGAGAATCAGTTTGCCGTCTGGCTTGTCTTTTAAAGCTTCCAGTTGGCCGGCACTGATTTTTGCCTTGTAATTTCCATAAAGAGACAAGGCGTCTTCAGCAATTCCTAGCTTTTCTGCCACTTCTTTGATGGGCTTCATTTGAACCGAGTTGGCAATTTCAATATCTGATAAAACCATATTGTTACCTCTTGAGAAAAGAAAGTCCATTCATGGGAAAGAGCGAACTTCTCTTCCGTTTATCTATTAGACAACTTTCAAAATTTCTTGATAAATTTCATCGGCTAGAGAGCAGCCTTTTTGGAGGAGTTCTTCACCCTTGCTGCGGTAGTCTGCGACGAATGCTTCATCCTTGACACCTGACAGGTTGATGAGGACATTGAGCCAAGCCCCTTGCAGGCCAGCCTTAAGGTTGAGAGCTGCTACTCCCAGGTCGCTAGCAGCATTGGTATTGGACTTACCGACAGCCTTTTGAGTCGTTTGCAGGGCAGCCAAGATGTCTTCCATCATGCCATAAGGTGATTTGGTCGCTTCCTTGAGAGCATTCTGCATCGCTTCTCGACGAGCAGCCTTGTCTTCCTCAGTTTCCTTAGGCATATCAAAGACAGCGGAGACTAGATTGAAGGCTTCAGTGTCCTTGTCGATAGCTGCGAGCAAGCTTTCTTGCAGGCGGGCACTTTCTGCGTGCACTTGAGCAATTTCTGCTTCAAATTCTGCGTATTTTTCTTGCCAAGGGTCAATTCACAGACCATTTTAGTAAGGGAAATACCGTTGGCTGCTGAAAGAGCAGCGGCAGAGCCGCCTCCTGGTGCAGGAGCATCTGAGCCTAGGACTTTGGCAAATTCTGTCAAGCTTAAATCTACTAATTTCATAGGTTTCTGTCCTCCTAGCCCAGCAAATGGTTTTCCAGAACTTGCTTGCCGTAGTCAAAGTCTTCGATTTGCAGATAGTATTCTGCTGCGTCAATCAGAGCCTTAGCTGGCGCCAAACCAATGACTTCTGAGCCGAGGATTCCAACTCCATAGCGTTTGGCTTCAAAGCGAACAGTTTCAAAGACACGATAGAGTGGGAATTTTTCCAGATTGACCATGTTGATGGAAACCTGAGCAATGTTGCGGTCTTCCAGCATAACGCCGATAGCTTTACAGTACTTGTAGCCACCGCTTGATCCACGGATGATTTTGGCAATATTGTTGGCAATTTCCAGATTGTCTGTATCCAAGTTGATGTTGTAGGCGATAAGTGGCATTCTAGCTCCGACAGCAGTGACACCAGCAGTTGGGTGAATCTTTCTTTCACCGTAGTCAGGTGCCCAGTCAGCTTCCAAGAGTTTTTCAGGCATGCCTTCAAATTGTCCTTTGCGAACCTTAGCCAAGTTCTTGCGCTCTGGACGAGTTGCAGCATCTTCATAGAGGAAGATAGGAATACCGAGTTCGCGATTGATTCGCTCAGATACGGCCTTCGCAATTTCTACGCATTCCTCACTTGTAATGTCCTTGATCGGTACAAAAGGCAGGACATCAGTTGCGCCCATACGAGGGTGTTCACCCTGGTGCTTGGTCAAGTCAATATTTTCAGAAGCGTATTTAACCAAACGGAAGGCAACTTCCTGAATGTTTTGATCGTCGCCGACCAAGGTAAAGACACTGCGGTTGTGGCTGGCATCAGAAGAGTGGTCCAAAAGTGTCACTCCTGGCACGCTCTTAGCTGTTTCCACTAGACCGTCGATGACCGCTTGGTTGCGGCCTTCAGAAAAGTTAGGAATACATTCAACAATTTTTGCCATAAGATATTACCTCGTGATATCAATAATTTTAATTTATAATATGAACTTAATAAAGTAGAACCTCCTCTTGAGCCAGGTTGATACCCAGCTCAGGTCGGAAGTTGGGGGACAAGTTTTTCCTATTCGAACAATTTCTTAACAGATTCTTTGACCAAATCTTCGTCAGTTAAGTACGGAATGGTAATGTGGTCTGTTCCTTGGTGGAGGCGGTTGTACTCGATAGCTGTCTCAATAGCATGCTCATTACGTGCCCAGTTACGACGTGCAACTCCGCCGATTGTATCCCAAGCGATAGCAGATTTGATGATTTCATCAATGCGTTCGCTACCGTCCAGTACCAAGCCAAAGCCACCGTTGATTGCTTTACCGATACCAGTTCCGCCACCGTTGTGGAGAGCTACCAGACTCATACCCCGAGCTGCGTTACCAGCATAACATTGCACAGCCATGTCGCAGGTAACATTAGAACCATCCTTAATATTAGAAGTTTCACGGAATGGAGAATCGGTACCAGATACGTCGTGGTGGTCACGGCCGATCATGACAGGACCAATCTTGCCTTCGCGTACTAATTCATTGAACTTGAGGGCGATATTGACACGACCCATACAGTCTTGGTAGAGAATCCGAGCCTGAGTTCCAACAACCAGCTGGTTCTTTTCTGCATCTCGGATCCAGTTGTAGTTGTCGCGGTCTTGGTAGCGGCGGTTAGGGTCGATCACTTCCATAGCTGCATGGTCAGTAGCGACTAGGTCTTCGTGCTTACCGCTCAGACATACCCAACGGAAAGGACCATAACCATAGTCAAAGAGCATTGGCCCCATGATATCTTCTACATAAGATGGCCAGATAAAGCCGTCTTTGTCATCAAAGCCATTCTTAGAAATTTCCTTGATGCCAGAGTCATAGACGGCCTTCATAAAGGCGTTACCGTAGTCAAAGAAGTAGGTGCCGTTGTTAGTCAAGGTCTTGATTGCCTTGAAGTGACGTTCCAAGGTTTGGTCAACCAACTTAGTAAAGGTTTCCTTGTCTTCAGCTAGGAGGCGTGTCCGCTCTTCAAAGCTGATACCAGCTGGACAGTAGCCGCCGTCATAGACATTGTGGCAAGAAGTTTGGTCAGACAGCAGATCTACATGGATATTGTTCGCGTTGACATATTCTAAGAGGTCTACGATGTTACCATGATAGGCGATAGAAGTGGATTCGCCAGCTTCCAGAGCTTTCTGAGCCAAGTCAATTGCTTCTTTTGGACTTTCGGCTAATTGACTAATCCAGCCTTGGGAGTGGCGAGTTTCAATCCGAGATTGGTCTACTTCGGCTATAATTGCTACAGCTTTAGCAATTTCAGCTGCTTTCCCTTGAGCTCCACTCATACCGCCCAGACCAGAAGAGATGAAAAGTTTGCCAGTCAGGTCGCCATCATCGGCTACACCCAGTTTCAAACGTCCAGCATTGAGGAGGGTGTTGAAAGTACCATGGACGATACCTTGAGGGCCGATATACATCCAGCCGCCGGCTGTCATTTGACCGTAGTTGGTCACGCCCATTTCTTCCGCAATTTCCCAGTCCTTCATATTGTCGTATTCACCAACCAAGAGACCATTGGTGATGATGACACGCGGAGCTTCTGGTTTAGATTTGAAAAGTCCGAGCGGGTGGCCAGATTCCACGACCAAGGTTTGATGGTCGGTCATGACTTCCAAGTATTTCTTGATGAGGTTGTACTGCATCCAGTTAGCGCAGACAGATCCAGTTTCTCCATAGGTAACCAATTCATAAGGATAAAGGGCGATTTCAAAGCTCAGGTTGTTGTCAATCATAACCTGCATAGCCTTAGCTGCGGTACAGTTCCCTTTATACTCGTCAATTGGTTTGCCGTAGATGCGTTCTTTTGGACGCCAGCGGTAGCCATAAATCCGTCCGCGAGTTTTCAGTTCTTCCAGAAATTCTGGAATCACTTCCTCATGGAATCTCTTCGGAATATAGCGAAGGGCATTTTTAAGAGCAATTTCGGTTTGAGCTTGAGTCAAACGGAAGCCTCGGTCAGGTGCGCGACGGATGCCTTCTTGGAAAACCGTTTTTTCAGGTAATACATCGTCTAATTTGACGGTCATTGCTGCTGCAATATCTTGTTCGCTGTAGAATGACATGTTTATTTCCTCCTTGTAAAATAACTTAAGATTTGACCTTATTTTATAACAGCGCCGTCAGTACAAAGTCAAGAAAATATTTCTAAAGATAAAAATATCAATATATCCAATATATATTGGTTTTTGACTATAATTTGACGATAGTGTATTATGATGGAAAGCGAATAAGTTGGAAAATGAAATGGAGGAACAAGCATGACTGCTGATTTACTATTAACTCACTTTAATCAAGTCTTCTGTCCCAAGGACCTCGGGCATCCCCTTTTTGGCGAGGAGATGAAGGAAGCTCAAGTCTTTGAGGACGGCTACATTGCAGTCAAAGACGGCAAAATCCTAGCAGTTGGCAGCGGAGAGCCGGATGCCAGTCTGATTGGACCAGATACTAAGATTCAGTCTTATGAGGGCAAGATTGCTACGCCTGGCTTGATCGACTGTCATACTCACTTGGTCTACGGTGGCAGCCGGGAGCATGAATTTGCTAAGAAGTTAGCTGGAGTCCCTTATCTGGAAATTCTTGCTCAAGGCGGCGGTATTCTCAGTACGGTTCGCGCAACGCGAGAAGCTTCTTTTGACACTCTCTATGATAAGTCTAAGAGATTGCTGGACTATATGCTGCTACATGGGGTGACGACTGTTGAGGCCAAGAGTGGCTATGGTCTGGATTGGGAAACAGAGAAGCGCCAGCTGGATGTTGTTGAGGCTCTGGACCGTGACCACGAAATTGACCTCGTTTCTACCTTTATGGCTGCCCACGCCGTTCCACCAGAATACAAAGGACGTTCTCAGGAATATCTAGAGCTT
This genomic window from Streptococcus cristatus AS 1.3089 contains:
- the hutH gene encoding histidine ammonia-lyase; the encoded protein is MSKLIHLDGNSLTLEDVIAVARHGATCEIDQEAKRAVEASRKIVDDIVREKRVVYGVTTGFGSLCNVSISPEDTTQLQENLIRTHASGFGDPLPEDAVRAIMLIRINSLVKGYSGIRLSTVEKLLELLNKGVVPYIPEKGSLGASGDLAPLAHMVLPMLGLGRAYYQGQLLSGQEALDKAGIEKIALAAKEGLALINGTTVLTGIGALATYDAIQLLKLSDVAGALSMEVHNGITSPFEEDLHTIRPQSGQLATARNIRNLLEGSGNTTVATQQRVQDPYTLRCIPQIHGASKDSIAYVKTKVEIEINSVTDNPIITKEGHVISGGNFHGEPMAQPFDFLGIAISEIGNVSERRVERLVNSQLSKLPSFLVKHPGLNSGFMITQYACASLASENKVLSHPASVDSIPSCENQEDFVSMGTTAARKAAEILKNSRRIVATEIMAACQALDLKPENHELGKGTKPAYDLFRQHVRFIEFDKDIEIYEELNKASELIESDEFLAAVEKAVDLSIQF
- a CDS encoding APC family permease translates to MNATKLTAQEQERENAKFSFSGATLYGINAVIGSGIFLLPQKIYKGLGPASLAVMLGTALLVILLAVCLAETAGYFNKNGGAFQYSKAAFGDFVGFNVGFLGWAVTIIAWSAMAAGFARLFVITFKSFAPYELLLSVSLIILLSLMNISGLKTSKMFTLTATVAKLIPIVAFSLCAIFFIKGGIDKGNFTPFLQLEPGVDIMKAISSTAIYIFYGFIGFETMSIVAGEMRNPEKNVPRAILGSISIVSVLYMLIIAGTIAMLGSRILQTDASVQDAFVEMIGPAGAWIVSIGALISIAGLNIGESIMVPRYGAAIADEGLLPKKIAETNAKNAPVVAILISGAFSIALLFSGKFEELATLSVVFRFFQYIPTALAVLKLRKMYPEKKVVFRVPFGPIIPILAVVISLVMIVADNPMNVVYGVIGAAVASLVYYFMHGRKQVPTNPD
- a CDS encoding HutD family protein, with product MTHITLLKSNDFQVSDWSGGKTKQLYLSPPTGHYGKRNFDYRLSTATVELAESQFSDLSGFHRILMSLDHTLHLHNASRQEETVLAPFAPYFFEGSDSITSRGTCTDFNLIYSDHYQGQMLAISDGQELTQDEAIQFIYALSDLMVTGTGLPSLNLETGQLLIVEKEAQETELQIMFSSNQPTGAPLAIWAGLTHIPTK
- a CDS encoding formate--tetrahydrofolate ligase, whose product is MVLSDIEIANSVQMKPIKEVAEKLGIAEDALSLYGNYKAKISAGQLEALKDKPDGKLILVTAISPTPAGEGKTTTSVGLADALAAIGKKAIIALREPSLGPVFGIKGGAAGGGHAQVVPMEDINLHFTGDFHAIGVANNLLAALIDNHIHHGNALGIDSRRITWKRAVDMNDRQLRHIVDGLQGKVNGVPREDGFDITVASEVMAILCLSENITDLKNRLEKIIIGYSFEGKPVTAKDLKAGGAMAAVLKDAIHPNLVQTLEHTPALIHGGPFANIAHGCNSVLATKLALKYADYTVTEAGFGADLGAEKFIDIKCRTSGLRPSAVVLVATIRALKMHGGVAKSDLAEENVQAVVDGLPNLEKHLENIQDVYGLPAVVAINKFPLDTEAELQAVYDACQKRGVDVVISDVWANGGAGGKELAEKVVELAEGDNHFQFVYNEEDSIETKLNKIVTKVYGGKGVRLTPAAKHELKQLEELGFSNYPICMAKTQYSFSDDAKKLGAPKDFVVTISQLKVSAGAGFIVALTGAIMTMPGLPKVPASEKIDVDKDGNISGLF
- the ftcD gene encoding glutamate formimidoyltransferase produces the protein MAKIVECIPNFSEGRNQAVIDGLVETAKSVPGVTLLDHSSDASHNRSVFTLVGDDQNIQEVAFRLVKYASENIDLTKHQGEHPRMGATDVLPFVPIKDITSEECVEIAKAVSERINRELGIPIFLYEDAATRPERKNLAKVRKGQFEGMPEKLLEADWAPDYGERKIHPTAGVTAVGARMPLIAYNINLDTDNLEIANNIAKIIRGSSGGYKYCKAIGVMLEDRNIAQVSINMVNLEKFPLYRVFETVRFEAKRYGVGILGSEVIGLAPAKALIDAAEYYLQIEDFDYGKQVLENHLLG
- a CDS encoding urocanate hydratase; its protein translation is MSFYSEQDIAAAMTVKLDDVLPEKTVFQEGIRRAPDRGFRLTQAQTEIALKNALRYIPKRFHEEVIPEFLEELKTRGRIYGYRWRPKERIYGKPIDEYKGNCTAAKAMQVMIDNNLSFEIALYPYELVTYGETGSVCANWMQYNLIKKYLEVMTDHQTLVVESGHPLGLFKSKPEAPRVIITNGLLVGEYDNMKDWEIAEEMGVTNYGQMTAGGWMYIGPQGIVHGTFNTLLNAGRLKLGVADDGDLTGKLFISSGLGGMSGAQGKAAEIAKAVAIIAEVDQSRIETRHSQGWISQLAESPKEAIDLAQKALEAGESTSIAYHGNIVDLLEYVNANNIHVDLLSDQTSCHNVYDGGYCPAGISFEERTRLLAEDKETFTKLVDQTLERHFKAIKTLTNNGTYFFDYGNAFMKAVYDSGIKEISKNGFDDKDGFIWPSYVEDIMGPMLFDYGYGPFRWVCLSGKHEDLVATDHAAMEVIDPNRRYQDRDNYNWIRDAEKNQLVVGTQARILYQDCMGRVNIALKFNELVREGKIGPVMIGRDHHDVSGTDSPFRETSNIKDGSNVTCDMAVQCYAGNAARGMSLVALHNGGGTGIGKAINGGFGLVLDGSERIDEIIKSAIAWDTIGGVARRNWARNEHAIETAIEYNRLHQGTDHITIPYLTDEDLVKESVKKLFE